TTGCCGGATCTGCAGGCATTGCTCAGCTCGCTTCCGTTTCGTTGGCGATCCAGGCGCGGACCAGGCGTGCCGCGCGGACGGGATCCTTTCGCGCGAGCTCCCGCGCCTTCTCGCGGAGCACCAGATCGGGATCCTCGAGGGCGGCAGGCTTGGGCATGGGCGGGGCGTGGAGGATGGGGGCGGATTCGCCGTCGTCCAGGGCCTCGAGCTCGTCCACGGTCATCCCGGGCCGGATCGGCGGGAGGATCACCGGGATCCTGCGGCGCCGCCACCGCATCCATCCTGCGCCGACGACCGCGAGGGCCAGCAGCCCGGCGCCCGCCGCGAGCCACGGCGCGACCGGCCGACCTCCGAGTCCGGGGAGGCCGGGAGCCGTTGGCGCGGGCGCGTCGTCCGCGGACGGCGTGAACACCACGCTCGAGATGTCGAGCTGGTCGCCGCGGGCCGCGTCGAAGCCCACTGCGCGCTTCGCGAGCTCGCCGAGCCGCGCCACCTCCGCGTCCGAGCGGGGCTTCCCTTCCACGCCGTCGACGAGGATCGCCACGGACAGCCGGTGGAGCCTGGGCGACTTCGAGGCCGTCCGGGTGACCGTCTTGCTCACCTCGTAGTTGCGCGTCTGATCCTCGGTGGTCGAGGACGAGCCGGCCGCCGTGACGGTCTGCTGCGTCGGGGACATCGGCTGGTTCGCCGCCGCGCCCGCGATGCCGCCTGGGGCGGGCTGGGTCTGCGTCTGCGACTGGTTCAGCGATCGCTCGCTGCGGATCACCGCCGAGTCGGGATCGAAGATTTCACTGGTGGTGTCCACCTCCGTCGCGTCCATCTGCACGGTCGCGCGGGCCACCACGGCGCCGGCGCCGACGGCGGGTTCGAGGAGGCTCACGATCCGCTGCTCGAGGTCGCGCTCCAGGTCCCGCTGGCGGGATGCGAGGCCCCAGCTCTCCTGATCGCCCAGGACCATGCCCCTGCCGTCCACGATCGTCACCGCGTCCGACGAGAGGCCGGGCACCGCGGCGGAGACCAGGTGGCGGATGCCGGCCAGCTCGCGCTCGCCGAGGGTCCGTCCCGATCGCAGGTTCAGCACAACCGACGCCGACGAGCGCCGATCCTCGTCGCGGTAGAGCCCCCGCTCCGCCAGGGAGACGTGGACGCGGGCCGACCGGACCTCGCTCAGGCTCCCGATCGTGCGGGCGAGCTCGCCCTCGATCGCGCGGCGCAGGTTGACACGCTGGGTGAACTCCGACACGCCGATGTCGCCGCGGTCGAAGAGCTCGAAACCCACGCCGCCGCCGCGCGGCAGCCCGGAGGCGGCGAGGAGGAGGCGCGTGTCGTAGACCTTGGAGGCCGGCACGGCGAGGGCGGAGCCGCCGGCGTCGAGGCGGAACGGGATCCCCGCTGCCTTGAGCTGCGCCGACGCCTCGCTCCCGTCCTCGGGCCCGAGGTTGGTGAATGCGTACTGGTATTCTTCACCCCCGGTGTTGAGGGAGCGGATGGCGGCCAGGCCGACGACGAGGGCGAGGACGCCCAGGCCGGCCCAGCGGATCGCCGAAGGGAGAGCCTTGAGCTTCGCGGGCAGCGCCCGCAGCTGTGCGAGGAGGGGCTCCACGGGATTAGAGGCTCATCCTCATGATTTCCTGGTAGGACTCGACGAGCTTGTTGCGGACCTTGACGGCGGTGCGCATCGCGATGTCGGCCGTCTCGAGGGCGAGCGCGGTCTCGTGGAGGTTGCCGCCGCCGGCGGCGAGGGTCGCCGCCTGGCGATCGCCCGCGATCTGGAGCGCGTCCACCGCGCCCAGGGCCTTGCCGAGCTCGTCGCCGAAGGCGCCTGCCGGTGCCCTGACTGCGGGCGCGGACGGCAGGCCGATTCCGTCCGGTGAGATTCGGATCGAGATGGGTTCCATTCGCTACCTCGCGATGTCGAGGGCGCGCTGCGCCATGCCCTTGAGGGTCTCGATGGCGGTCGCGTTGGCCTCGTAGCTGCGCGACGCGGACATCAGGTTGACCACCTCGTGGATGGGATCCACGTTCGGAAGCGTCACGAATCCGTCCGCGTCCGCATCGGGGTGGGAGGGGCTGTGGATGCGCCTGCCCGGCTCGGGATCGGCTGCGATCCCGGCGATCCGCACCGCCGCGGTCCCGGCGGGTGCCGCCGCGCCGAGCGCCTGATCGAAGGGCACGGCCTCGAGGATGGGATCGAGCCGGCGGTAGGGCTGGCCGTCGGGGCCCCGCGTCGTGTCCGCGTTGGCGAGGTTGGACGTGGCGAGGTCGACGCGGGTTCGCTGGGCCGAGAGGCCGGAGGCGCCGATCCGGAGGGAGGTGAGGAAGCTCATCAGGCGTTCCCGTCGGAGGCGACGTAGCGGAGGATGGACAGCTTCTTGGACGCCGCCCGGGCGGTGGCGCCGTAGAGCAGGGCGTTCTCCGCCATCGCGACCATCGTGCGATCGAGGTCGACGGCGTTGCGGTCGAGGCCGGGAGAGGTGCCGGCGAGGGGAACCAGCTCCGCGTCGTGGCCCGCGGGATCGCCGGCCGTCCCGCCAGGGCCCGCCAAGGGAAGGAACGCCGCATGTCCGGCGCTCGAGGCTTCGCCCGGCATCGTGATGGGCACGCTCTGCCTCGCGCTGGACATGGCCGCGTCGAAGTCGAGATCCCGCGCGACGTAGGCCGGCGTGTCGGCGTTCGCGACGTTCGCCGAGAGCACCTCGTGCCTGCGCATCCGGACGTCCAGCGCGCGCTGGAGATCGGCGAGGGTCGAGTCGGTCAGCTTCATCGCGCTCCTTCCACCCGCGTCCCGCGCAGGCGTTGGAGCAGCCCTCGTGCGAAAGCCGTGCCCGACTCTCGCGTCAGGTTCCTGTCTCGATCTCCTTCGCGCGCTCGAGGGCCTGTCGCGCCGCCTCGAGGTCCGGCTTCTCGGGAGGAGGCGGCGTCTCGGGGCTCGCTTCGGCCGACTCAACGCTGGCGCGGACCTGCGCCCACGGCCGGGAGGCGAGCACCTTCTTGCCGAGCCTCTCGTCGGCGAACTCGAGGATCACCGAGGCGCGGACGCGGTCTCCGGCCTGCAGATAGAGCTGCGCGGTGCGGAGCAGATGTGCGCCGAGGAGGGAGCGCGGCGCAGCGTCGGCGACAACCGCGAGGGAGCTCGCCCCGAACCTCGGCGCCCCGGCTTCGGCCGCCACCTCCGCCGCCGCCGTGGCCAGCTCGAAGGCGAGCGCACCCGAGGTGCGATCGGGGAGCGCGAGGAAGAGGAGCAGGCCCGCCGTCCTCGCGTCGGCGTTGGCGGTGCGCATCGCCTCCACCGCGATCCGGCGGCAGAGGCCGCGATCGAGGGCGCAGGCCCTCTCGTCGCTCTCGAGGAGGCGTGCAGCCGCCTCGAGCCGATCCTCGAAGGCGAAGGCACGGGCGCCGCGGAGCGCCACCTCGCTTCGCAGCGGCTCGGGCAGTCCGACCGGATCGAAGATCCGATCCTCGTCAGGAGAGCCGAGGCAGCTGCCGAGGAGCTCGCAAGATCGCGCGACGCCGATTCGGCCCCAGATCCCGATGGCTCCCGGCCGCCGATAGTGCTCGCCCGCTTCGGCGAGGGCGCCCTTCGCGGCGGCGAGATCGCCGAGGCGGATCGACGCCGCGCCCGCCGCCGACGGATCCTCGAGCGCTTCGCGGAAGCGGGAGGAGGCTTCCTCGTCGCGCCCGGCGGCCAGCGCGCACTCTCCCTGTGAGAAGGGCGAGTCGCCCGGACAGGCGCCGCCGAGGCCGAGCGGGACCGGATCCCAGAACACCCGGGGCGGCGCCGGATCGGGCGGGAGGCCGCGGACCTCGCGGAGGTCGAGGAAGGATGCGCCGCGGCTCCGGACCAGGGCCGCGTCGATCCGCCGGCTGCGACAGCGCAGCACGACGCGGCCGCCCTCGACGGCGCTCTCGGGGCAGAGGGAGCCCCTCCGCGCCTCCAGCGCCGCGGAGAGCGGGGCCAGAGGCCCCTTCGCGTCGACGACGATGCGGGCGCCGAGGGCGTCGACCTCGATCCCGCTCACCCGGCTCGCGTCCGGCAGGTGGATCCGCTCCCACGACGCCGCCTGCGCCAGGCGGGCCGAGGCTCCCTGCTTCCGGGCCTCGGCGCCGGACGGACGGGGGGAGGCCAGCGAGGTGGTAGCCGGTAGAAGCGCCAGGAGCGACAGCGACCCGACCACCGCGCGAAGGCCCCAGCGCCGCATGGCCCGCGACATCACGGCGTGTTCGCCGTCGAATCGGGCGGAGCCGCGTCGCGGTTCCGGCGGCGGAGCTTCTCGACCAGCGTGGTCCGCTGCAGGCCGAGGAGATCGGCGGCCGCCTTCTTGTTGCCCTCTGCGTTCCGGAGCGCGGTCTCGATGTACCGGTCCTCGATCGCGCGGAGCAGGGCGGGAAGATCCAGCGGGAGCACCGGCTCCCAATCCGACGGGGACTCCTCCACGAGGCCGGCTCGCGCCAGCCGCACCGCTTCGAGCTCCTCGGGTGACTCCTGGAAGGTCGCGTCGGGTCGGGGCACCGACTCTCGGGCGGGAGCCTGGTCTTCGAGTCCGGCAGCCCAGGCCGCGTCGCTGGAGATCTCCGCGGCCGCCTCGTTCGCCACGCCGGAGAGGTCCGCTACCGCGTCGTCGTCGGTCGACGCCCCGCCGTCGAGGACGATCGGGGTCGCCTCAACGACGTCCGTCGCCTCGTCCGGGAGCGGGTGCAGCATCGGCTTCCGGCGGAATTCCTCGGGCAGATCCGTCGCTTCGATGACCTCCCCCTCCGCGCAGATCGAGAGGCGCTCGACCAGGTTCTCGAGCTCGCGGACGTTGCCGGGCCAGTCGTGGCTGCAGAGGCGCACCATCGCCTCGGGTGCGATCCGCCGGCTCTCGCCGCGCCTGCGCCAGAAGTGGAGGAAGAGGGGCGCGATGTCCGCCCGGCGCTCGCGCAGGGCCGGCAGCTCCAGGGGGCAGACCAGCAGGCGGTAGTAGAGGTCCCTCCGGAAGCGCCCGGCCTCCACCTCCGCGGTGAGGTCGCGGTTCGTCGCCGCCACCAGCCGGAAGTTCGCAGGGACCGGCTCGGTGCTCCCCACCGGCTCGTACGAGCGCTCCTGCAGCACCCGCAGGAGCTTGGCCTGCAGCGAGAGGGGGAGCTCGCCGATCTCGTCCAGGAAGAGGGTGCCTCCGTCCGCGAGGGCGATGCGCCCCTTGCGCGACTGGAACGCTCCGGTGAACGCGCCCCTCACGTAGCCGAAGAGCTCGCTCTCCAGGAGCGCCTCCGGGATCGCGGCGCAGTTCACCGGCACCAGCGTGCGCTCGACGCGGGCGCTGTGCTCGTGGACGAGGCGCGCGAAGACCTCCTTGCCGGTCCCGGTCTCCCCCGTGATCAGGACCGTGGCCTCGCTCGCAGCGATCCGTTTGCAAAGGCGCGCGAGATTCAAGAGGGGAGAGCCCGGTCCATGCACGAGCTGTGTGTATGGAAGCACCTGGGGATCAGCGGAGAGCGCCATGAGACTGGATGCCTTTCAACGATGGGCGCGGTGCGGTGACACCTAGATACCAGATGTGAATGTTCGAAATGCCACAGAAATGACGCTCGCCGTTGGGTTCTGGACGATTCCGCGCCATGCAGAGGGGACTGCAGAAGCAGTGCCACATGAAACATGGGAGAAACATGGGGTTGGTATGGGATGAGTATGGGGGAGACGTAGGCTCCGTTTGTTTTTCAGCTAATTGCGATTTTTCGATTTGTGCGGATCGGGCAGGCCGTCCGGAGGCGCGGGGATGGCCCGGCGAGCGGGCGATCCGGACTCGAGCCGCCGGGGCCGCGAGTGAAGGGCGAGCACTCGGGCTCACGCAAAGCGGCCGCGGCAAAGCTGCGCAGGGAGGTCGCCCTCCCTACTTTCGACGGTATGGAGACTCCCGGTGCCGAGCGGGGAGAGGGGGTACGCCGGGGCATCACCGAGCGTGCGCTTCTGAGTCGGCGCGGCCTCGTGTCCGAAGGCGTGATCGAGCTCGCACGGACCGCCGCGCAGATCGCGGGGAGGGCACGGCCCGAGGACGTCTTCGGCGAGATCGCCGCCCAGCTCGTGGAGCTGGGTGCCGAGGGGAGCCGGGTCTACCTCCTGGAGCCGGAGAAGGGCCGCCTGCGCTCCATCGCGGGCCGCGGCTCCCTCGACCTCCCGAGTGGCGAGGAGGCCATCGCCGTCGGCGGCGAGGGCGTCGTGGCGCGGGCGGCGGCGGGCGAGACGGTCTTCGAGACCAGGCGAGGGAAGAAGGGGCCGCGGACCCTCATCGCCATTCCGCTCCACGAGGACGAGCAGGTCATCGGCGTGGTCGCGTGGAGCATGCCGACGCCCGAGCTTCCGAGCGGAAAGGAGCGGGTCGTGATCCAGGCCATCGCCGGGATCTTCGAGGCCGTGGTCGGCACCGCGCTCCTCCACCAGCGCCGCGAGCAGGAGTCGAGCGAGAGCCTGCGAGTGGCCCTCGGCACCGCGCCCATCGGGATGTGCGTGGTCGACCTCGACCTCCGCTTCCTCCAGGTGAACCGCGCCTTCGCCGAGATGACCGGCTACTCCCGGGAGGAGCTCCTGGACATGAGCTCGCGGGACCTCACCTTCCCCGACGATCGCGAGTCGACCGAGGAGATCGTCGAGAGGGTCGTTCGCGGCGAGGTGAAGAACCCGGTCTACTCCAAGCGCTACGTCCGCAAGGATGGCCAGGTGATCGAGGTGGAGATCCACGGAGGCCTGGTCCTCGCCGACGACGGCAGCCCGTTGCACTTCGTGGCCCAGATCGTCGACATCACCGATCGGCGCCGCGCCGAGAGGGAGCAGGAGGAGCTCCTCGCCTGGCTCCATCAGGAGTGGAGCTGGCTCTCCACCGTGATCGAGCAGTCACCCTCCGGGATCGTCCTCCTCCGCGGGACCGAGCGGATCATCTTCAACCCGATGGCCGAGCAGCTCTTCGGCTTCCACCTGGAGCCGGACCTCGGCATCGGCCAGCTCGCGGGGCGGATCCGGTGGGGCGACGACGGCGAGCTGGCGACCGAGGAGGACCTGGCGGCCGGCCGCCTCTGGGAGCCGGGAGCCCAGCAAATCTCGATCGTCCGGCCGGACGGGACCGAGCTCCCCGCCGTCGAGAGCTCCGCGCCCATCTCCCAGCCCAATTCCCAGCCCAATTCCCGGGAGCGGTACGGCAGCGCGGGGCGGGTTCTGATCTTCCAGGACATCACCCCGCTCAAGGATATGGAGAGGCAGCGGGAGGAGTGGACCTCCATCGTGGCCCACGACCTCCGCCAGGTCGTCACGGTGATCACCTCCTACACCGGCCTCCTCGCGCGGCAGGCCGGCGCGGATCCCATCTCCGAGAAGCTCCGGCACATCCTGACGAACGCGAACCACCTGTCGCGGATGATCTCCGACCTCGTCGACTCCTCGCGCCTCGACACCGACCGTCTCGAGCTGCAACTCGAGCTCGTCGACCTGGGCTGGCTGGTGCGCGACGTCGTCGAGAGGCGCGAGGCCACGCTGGGCGACCACTCCGTCGACCTCGACATCGAGCGCCACCTCCCGGACGTGGACATCGATTCCGGCCGCATCGAGCAGGTCTTGGACAACCTCCTCTCGAACGCGGTGAAGTACTCCTCGCCAAAGTCCACCATCGAGATCCAGGTGTCGCGGGCCGACCACGGCCTCGAAGTGGCGGTGAGCAACCGCGGCGAAGGGATCACCTCCGAGGAGCTCCCCCACGTGTTCCGCCGCTTCCAGCGATCCGCCAGCGCGAGCCGCACCGAGGGCCTGGGCCTCGGCCTCTACATCGCCAAGGGGATCGTCGAAGCCCACGGCGGCCGCATCCGGGCGGAGAGCACGCCGGGCGAGACCACCACCTTTCGCTTCGAGCTCCCCCTCCCGCCGAGCTGATCGCGGCCCGTCAAGGCGTTGGCGACGAGTGCTTTCTCGGAACGCCCGGTTGCTCGCATGGGGGCGGCGGGCCGGTGATCGGACAGGACCGTCGTGATGGCGGGCGCTCGTGAGGGCGGTCCGGATGCGCGAGGGTCTCCGAGTCGCGGATCAGGAACCACGAGAGGAGGGCCGCCACCACGAGGAGGACGGCGCAGAGGATCATCGCCCTCGGAAAGCTCCGCGACAGCGCGGCGCCGTAGTTCGTTCCGGAGAGTCCCGTAGCGAGGGGGAGGGCGGCCACGGCCAGGAGGCTCGCCGCCCGCGCGACCGCGTTGTTGATTCCGCTCGCAGCGCCGGCGCGGCGGGGGTCGGCCGAAGCGAGCACCGCCACCGTCACCGGCACAGCGATCCCCACGAGGCCGAGGCCGAGCACGAGCATGGCCGGCAGCACGTCGCCGACGAGCCGCGGATGAGCGCCGATTCGGGAGAGCAGGATCAGGCCGATGGCCGCCACGATTCCGCCGCCCGACATCAGCTTCCTCGGGCCGAAGCGGCCCGCCAGCCCGCCGACGGTCGGCGAGAGGGCCAGCATCACCAGCGACACCGGCAGCAGCGAGATGCCCGACTTCAGGGGCGACCAGCCCGCGACCACCTGCAGGAAGAGGACGACGAAGAAGAAGCTCCCGCCCAGGGCGGCGTACGCGCAGAGCGTGATCAGGTTGGCGACCGAGAACTCGCGGGAACGGAACAAGGAGAGGGGGACCATGGGCTCCGGGCTGCGGCGCTCGTCGACGACGAGGCCGCAGAACGCCGCCACGCCGATCGCCGCGCTCACCAGGACCACGGCCTCGCCCATGCCCGCCGCGCCCGCCTCGACGAGCGCGAAGGTGATCCCGCCCAGGCCCGACACCGCCAGCACCGCGCCGGCGAGGTCGAGGCTCTGCGGGAGCCTCTCGGCCCGGCTCTCCGGCACCTTTCGCGACGCCAGGAGGACCGCCGCCGCCAGCGGGACGTTGATCGCGAAGATCCAGCGCCATCCCACGGAGCCCACGAGCAGGCCGCCCACGAAGGGGCCGATCGCCGCCGCGACGCCGCTCAGGCCCAACCAGTAGCCGATGGCCCGCGGGCGATCGTCGGGGTGGAAGGTCGACTGGATCAACGCCAGCGAACCGGGGGTGAGCAGGGCGCTCCCCACCCCTTGCAGGCCACGGGCGCCGACGAGCCACTCCATGCCCGGCGCGAGCGCGCAGAGGACGGAGGCGACCGTGAACCAGGCGACGCCGATCCGGAAGGTCCGCAGCCGTCCGAAGCGATCCCCCAGCGAGCCTCCCACGAGGAGGAATGAGGAGAGCGCGAGCATGTAGGCGTTGACCGTCCACTGCAGGCCGCGGACGTCCGAGCCGAGGTCTTTCCCGATCGACGGCAGGGCCACGTTCACGACCGTCGAGTCCAGGAGGGCCATCGAGGCCCCGCAGACGGTCGTGACCAGGATCCACTTGCCTGTAGGCTGCGAGAGCCGCACGAGGGCCCGGGCGTCCTGCGCCATCGCATAGGGTAGGGTCTCGATCGGCGGGCGCCCGCCCGTCCGCACCCGCCCCGGGATCCCACCCGCGGCCTTGATCCCCAGGGT
The Vulgatibacter incomptus DNA segment above includes these coding regions:
- the flgC gene encoding flagellar basal body rod protein FlgC; amino-acid sequence: MSFLTSLRIGASGLSAQRTRVDLATSNLANADTTRGPDGQPYRRLDPILEAVPFDQALGAAAPAGTAAVRIAGIAADPEPGRRIHSPSHPDADADGFVTLPNVDPIHEVVNLMSASRSYEANATAIETLKGMAQRALDIAR
- a CDS encoding MFS transporter, coding for MRTGGRPPIETLPYAMAQDARALVRLSQPTGKWILVTTVCGASMALLDSTVVNVALPSIGKDLGSDVRGLQWTVNAYMLALSSFLLVGGSLGDRFGRLRTFRIGVAWFTVASVLCALAPGMEWLVGARGLQGVGSALLTPGSLALIQSTFHPDDRPRAIGYWLGLSGVAAAIGPFVGGLLVGSVGWRWIFAINVPLAAAVLLASRKVPESRAERLPQSLDLAGAVLAVSGLGGITFALVEAGAAGMGEAVVLVSAAIGVAAFCGLVVDERRSPEPMVPLSLFRSREFSVANLITLCAYAALGGSFFFVVLFLQVVAGWSPLKSGISLLPVSLVMLALSPTVGGLAGRFGPRKLMSGGGIVAAIGLILLSRIGAHPRLVGDVLPAMLVLGLGLVGIAVPVTVAVLASADPRRAGAASGINNAVARAASLLAVAALPLATGLSGTNYGAALSRSFPRAMILCAVLLVVAALLSWFLIRDSETLAHPDRPHERPPSRRSCPITGPPPPCEQPGVPRKHSSPTP
- a CDS encoding PAS domain S-box protein — translated: MSEGVIELARTAAQIAGRARPEDVFGEIAAQLVELGAEGSRVYLLEPEKGRLRSIAGRGSLDLPSGEEAIAVGGEGVVARAAAGETVFETRRGKKGPRTLIAIPLHEDEQVIGVVAWSMPTPELPSGKERVVIQAIAGIFEAVVGTALLHQRREQESSESLRVALGTAPIGMCVVDLDLRFLQVNRAFAEMTGYSREELLDMSSRDLTFPDDRESTEEIVERVVRGEVKNPVYSKRYVRKDGQVIEVEIHGGLVLADDGSPLHFVAQIVDITDRRRAEREQEELLAWLHQEWSWLSTVIEQSPSGIVLLRGTERIIFNPMAEQLFGFHLEPDLGIGQLAGRIRWGDDGELATEEDLAAGRLWEPGAQQISIVRPDGTELPAVESSAPISQPNSQPNSRERYGSAGRVLIFQDITPLKDMERQREEWTSIVAHDLRQVVTVITSYTGLLARQAGADPISEKLRHILTNANHLSRMISDLVDSSRLDTDRLELQLELVDLGWLVRDVVERREATLGDHSVDLDIERHLPDVDIDSGRIEQVLDNLLSNAVKYSSPKSTIEIQVSRADHGLEVAVSNRGEGITSEELPHVFRRFQRSASASRTEGLGLGLYIAKGIVEAHGGRIRAESTPGETTTFRFELPLPPS
- the fliF gene encoding flagellar basal-body MS-ring/collar protein FliF → MEPLLAQLRALPAKLKALPSAIRWAGLGVLALVVGLAAIRSLNTGGEEYQYAFTNLGPEDGSEASAQLKAAGIPFRLDAGGSALAVPASKVYDTRLLLAASGLPRGGGVGFELFDRGDIGVSEFTQRVNLRRAIEGELARTIGSLSEVRSARVHVSLAERGLYRDEDRRSSASVVLNLRSGRTLGERELAGIRHLVSAAVPGLSSDAVTIVDGRGMVLGDQESWGLASRQRDLERDLEQRIVSLLEPAVGAGAVVARATVQMDATEVDTTSEIFDPDSAVIRSERSLNQSQTQTQPAPGGIAGAAANQPMSPTQQTVTAAGSSSTTEDQTRNYEVSKTVTRTASKSPRLHRLSVAILVDGVEGKPRSDAEVARLGELAKRAVGFDAARGDQLDISSVVFTPSADDAPAPTAPGLPGLGGRPVAPWLAAGAGLLALAVVGAGWMRWRRRRIPVILPPIRPGMTVDELEALDDGESAPILHAPPMPKPAALEDPDLVLREKARELARKDPVRAARLVRAWIANETEAS
- the flgB gene encoding flagellar basal body rod protein FlgB, producing the protein MKLTDSTLADLQRALDVRMRRHEVLSANVANADTPAYVARDLDFDAAMSSARQSVPITMPGEASSAGHAAFLPLAGPGGTAGDPAGHDAELVPLAGTSPGLDRNAVDLDRTMVAMAENALLYGATARAASKKLSILRYVASDGNA
- a CDS encoding sigma-54 interaction domain-containing protein; amino-acid sequence: MNLARLCKRIAASEATVLITGETGTGKEVFARLVHEHSARVERTLVPVNCAAIPEALLESELFGYVRGAFTGAFQSRKGRIALADGGTLFLDEIGELPLSLQAKLLRVLQERSYEPVGSTEPVPANFRLVAATNRDLTAEVEAGRFRRDLYYRLLVCPLELPALRERRADIAPLFLHFWRRRGESRRIAPEAMVRLCSHDWPGNVRELENLVERLSICAEGEVIEATDLPEEFRRKPMLHPLPDEATDVVEATPIVLDGGASTDDDAVADLSGVANEAAAEISSDAAWAAGLEDQAPARESVPRPDATFQESPEELEAVRLARAGLVEESPSDWEPVLPLDLPALLRAIEDRYIETALRNAEGNKKAAADLLGLQRTTLVEKLRRRNRDAAPPDSTANTP
- the fliE gene encoding flagellar hook-basal body complex protein FliE; protein product: MEPISIRISPDGIGLPSAPAVRAPAGAFGDELGKALGAVDALQIAGDRQAATLAAGGGNLHETALALETADIAMRTAVKVRNKLVESYQEIMRMSL